In one window of Methanoculleus chikugoensis DNA:
- a CDS encoding radical SAM protein, whose amino-acid sequence MEWIRLKARVLETGSVRLSGEPSDEYVSRSAAGPSAGTPGSLFFSPGGSRPSGGGRRLRAGIDDDSPIEIVHRGGGAADLLVDGEVVAGRLEPAALHCPRQAYITVSGTCIFRCRYCPVPDLPGRRKGVDEIVRMVESVADRVDGISITSGVASSIKEEEAYVLEVVSALRSFGLPIGVSIYPGPETPARLHALGVAEVKFNIEAATPELFRKMCPGLSWEGIRESLSASVALFGRGRVYSNVIVGLGETDDDLERVMEDLAAIGVIPVLRPLTPAAALADRPRPAAERLLALFEIQGRILHRAGLDPCRALTMCAACTGCDLTPGRDG is encoded by the coding sequence ATGGAATGGATTCGGCTGAAAGCCCGGGTGCTTGAGACAGGCTCCGTTCGCCTCTCCGGCGAGCCTTCAGACGAATACGTATCCCGCTCCGCCGCCGGCCCCTCGGCTGGCACGCCCGGCTCTCTCTTCTTCTCTCCCGGCGGCAGCCGGCCTTCCGGCGGCGGCCGGCGTCTCCGGGCCGGCATCGATGATGACAGCCCCATCGAGATCGTTCACCGGGGTGGCGGCGCGGCCGACCTCCTCGTCGACGGCGAAGTCGTCGCCGGCCGGCTCGAACCCGCCGCCCTCCACTGTCCCCGGCAGGCCTACATCACCGTCAGCGGGACCTGCATCTTCCGGTGCCGCTACTGCCCGGTGCCGGACCTCCCCGGCCGGCGGAAAGGAGTCGACGAGATCGTCCGGATGGTCGAGAGCGTCGCCGATCGGGTCGACGGCATCTCGATCACAAGCGGCGTCGCCTCCTCGATCAAGGAGGAGGAGGCATACGTCCTCGAGGTCGTCTCGGCGCTCCGCTCGTTCGGTCTTCCCATCGGGGTCTCGATCTACCCCGGGCCCGAGACCCCCGCCCGGCTCCACGCCCTCGGCGTCGCAGAGGTGAAGTTCAACATCGAGGCGGCGACCCCCGAACTCTTCCGCAAGATGTGCCCCGGCCTCTCGTGGGAAGGGATCCGGGAGTCGCTCTCGGCTTCCGTCGCGCTCTTCGGGCGCGGGAGGGTCTACTCGAACGTCATCGTCGGCCTCGGGGAGACCGACGACGACCTGGAGCGGGTGATGGAAGACCTCGCCGCCATCGGCGTTATCCCGGTTCTCCGCCCGCTCACCCCGGCGGCTGCTCTCGCCGACCGCCCTCGCCCCGCCGCCGAACGGCTGCTCGCGCTCTTCGAGATTCAGGGGAGGATCCTTCACCGGGCCGGGCTCGACCCCTGCCGGGCGCTGACGATGTGTGCGGCATGCACCGGGTGCGATCTTACGCCCGGGAGGGACGGATGA
- a CDS encoding thiamine pyrophosphate-dependent enzyme yields the protein MKGSEALARAIRQSADRCYAVPGYPVSEVAALAGASNTVNEKTALEYALGDSLSGRRAAVIVKHVGLNACADPLVHATAQGLRSGVVVVVGDDLRAAASDVVQDSRYYGEVARVPVLEPDGETLAPAIEAAFEASEEFSRIAIVRVTPDRLDADVPDAPVDRSDREGCLADPDLTMAGRAHAADLRTAAMFAWSRSSPLNRLSGREGRIVTVYPPPAAPEMLASLHETGRPFLGEHRLLAPPEPGGEPERFSTRGYSRMFCRNCPFHPALALLRERGLRAACDAGCAILAMNPPYRIGIATYGLGSSVAVAATGPGVALIGDYALLHSGLNALIDVYERKLPLLCIVFANNRMGMTGGHPVPEILRYIAWADPVVCAADDTAALCRALVPPLDGPRTVVIEGICPEGETHETLAYRDL from the coding sequence ATGAAGGGCTCGGAAGCGCTCGCCCGGGCGATCCGGCAGTCGGCTGACCGCTGCTACGCCGTCCCCGGCTACCCGGTATCGGAGGTTGCCGCCCTGGCGGGGGCCTCGAACACCGTCAACGAAAAGACGGCGCTCGAGTACGCCCTCGGCGACTCCCTCTCCGGGCGGAGGGCGGCCGTGATCGTCAAGCACGTCGGCCTCAACGCCTGTGCCGACCCGCTCGTTCACGCCACCGCCCAGGGTCTCCGGTCGGGCGTCGTGGTGGTCGTCGGCGACGATCTCCGCGCAGCGGCTTCAGACGTCGTGCAGGACTCCCGCTACTACGGCGAGGTGGCCCGGGTTCCGGTGCTGGAACCGGACGGCGAGACGCTCGCCCCTGCCATTGAGGCGGCGTTCGAGGCCTCGGAGGAGTTCTCGCGCATCGCGATCGTCAGGGTGACGCCCGACCGCCTGGATGCGGATGTGCCGGACGCCCCCGTTGACCGGAGCGACCGGGAGGGATGCCTCGCCGACCCGGATCTCACGATGGCCGGACGGGCGCATGCCGCTGACCTGCGAACCGCCGCGATGTTTGCCTGGTCGCGGTCATCGCCGCTCAACCGGCTCTCCGGGAGAGAGGGCCGCATCGTCACCGTCTACCCGCCCCCGGCCGCCCCGGAGATGCTCGCCTCGCTCCATGAGACCGGCCGCCCCTTCCTCGGGGAGCACCGCCTGCTCGCCCCACCCGAACCCGGCGGGGAGCCGGAGCGGTTCTCCACCCGGGGCTACTCGCGGATGTTCTGCCGGAACTGCCCGTTCCATCCGGCGCTCGCCCTCCTCCGCGAACGCGGCCTACGGGCGGCCTGCGACGCCGGGTGCGCCATCCTCGCGATGAACCCGCCGTACCGCATCGGCATCGCCACCTATGGCCTCGGCTCGTCGGTCGCCGTGGCGGCGACCGGTCCGGGCGTCGCGCTCATCGGCGACTACGCGCTTCTGCACTCGGGCCTGAACGCCCTCATCGACGTCTACGAGCGCAAACTCCCGCTCCTCTGCATCGTCTTTGCGAACAACCGGATGGGGATGACCGGCGGTCACCCTGTCCCCGAGATCCTTCGCTACATCGCCTGGGCGGACCCGGTCGTCTGCGCCGCAGACGACACCGCGGCGCTTTGCCGGGCGCTCGTCCCGCCCCTGGATGGCCCCAGGACGGTTGTGATCGAAGGCATCTGCCCTGAAGGTGAGACCCATGAAACCCTGGCATATCGAGATCTGTGA
- the fhcD gene encoding formylmethanofuran--tetrahydromethanopterin N-formyltransferase has protein sequence MELNGVTIDDTYAEAFPTWVARPIITAVTEEWAYKAAVEAVGFATSTIGCPAEAGIDCFVSPDETPDGRPGYAIMICASKKKLKEQVVERLAECILTAPTTAVFDGLSDVVAEVPEKLPVKLHFFGDGYEEKREVGGRTVWAIPIMEGEYIGEEEFGAVKGVAGGNFFIMGENQMAALMAAQAAVDAISGVCGVITPFPGGIVASGSKVGSKKYKFMGASTNEAYCPTLKDKVEGSKVPEGVKAIYEIVIDGVDEDSIKTAMAEGIRAATKVPGVKFISAGNFGGSLGPFKFDLKDVLADYL, from the coding sequence ATGGAACTGAATGGCGTTACTATAGATGATACCTATGCAGAGGCGTTCCCGACCTGGGTGGCGCGGCCGATCATCACCGCGGTCACCGAGGAATGGGCGTACAAGGCGGCAGTGGAGGCCGTAGGGTTTGCCACCTCGACCATCGGGTGTCCTGCGGAGGCGGGTATCGACTGCTTCGTCTCCCCCGACGAGACTCCGGACGGCCGCCCCGGCTACGCGATCATGATCTGCGCGAGCAAGAAGAAGCTCAAAGAGCAGGTCGTGGAGCGCCTCGCCGAGTGCATCCTCACCGCCCCGACGACGGCGGTCTTCGACGGTCTTTCTGACGTCGTCGCCGAGGTCCCGGAGAAACTCCCGGTCAAGCTTCACTTCTTCGGCGACGGCTACGAGGAGAAGCGCGAGGTCGGCGGCAGGACGGTCTGGGCCATCCCGATCATGGAGGGCGAGTACATCGGCGAGGAGGAGTTCGGCGCCGTCAAGGGTGTTGCCGGCGGCAACTTCTTCATCATGGGCGAGAACCAGATGGCCGCACTCATGGCCGCTCAGGCTGCGGTCGACGCCATCAGCGGCGTCTGCGGTGTCATCACGCCCTTCCCCGGCGGTATCGTCGCGAGCGGCTCGAAGGTCGGGAGCAAGAAGTACAAGTTCATGGGCGCAAGCACGAACGAGGCCTACTGCCCGACGCTGAAGGATAAAGTCGAGGGCAGCAAGGTTCCCGAGGGCGTCAAGGCCATCTACGAGATCGTCATCGACGGCGTCGACGAGGACTCGATCAAGACCGCGATGGCCGAGGGCATCCGGGCGGCGACCAAGGTGCCGGGCGTGAAGTTCATCAGCGCCGGAAACTTCGGCGGCAGCCTCGGGCCGTTCAAGTTCGACCTGAAGGACGTCCTTGCGGACTACCTCTAA
- the mmp11 gene encoding methanogenesis marker protein 11, whose protein sequence is MERLSDPYTIRYPQIVAVADESGGQVELVEFFDCTGGAMWVKRHYAQSPLVRSVRTVGSTNRYLLATGSADLALEGSVFPAGIAAVIVEGDEIAVTYRGLGGGGVGASVCRAGARGVIRCVSDPAGGGRLAGSTVWLPRLERVIVGIDDTDTPEEGATWTLAHNIARAVEDDRSRYLSHTIVQLYPVPYRTKNCVAIACEFATSDPAGLIRNYRDLLEEYTLSDETGMAVWRGFDPSPLEEFGCRVKRGEVSAADLAALDDSRLAIVMDGRGVIGAVAAIPFFTRYEEALALWNGFG, encoded by the coding sequence ATGGAGAGACTCTCTGATCCGTATACGATACGGTATCCGCAGATCGTGGCGGTGGCCGACGAGAGCGGCGGGCAGGTGGAACTTGTCGAGTTCTTCGACTGCACCGGCGGCGCGATGTGGGTCAAGCGGCACTACGCGCAGAGCCCGCTCGTCCGCTCCGTCCGGACGGTGGGGTCGACCAACCGCTACCTTCTTGCTACCGGGAGCGCCGACCTCGCGCTCGAAGGCTCGGTCTTTCCGGCGGGGATCGCCGCCGTCATTGTCGAAGGAGACGAGATCGCCGTCACCTACCGTGGTCTCGGCGGCGGGGGCGTGGGGGCGTCGGTCTGCCGTGCCGGCGCTCGCGGCGTCATCCGCTGCGTAAGCGACCCTGCCGGCGGAGGGCGGCTCGCGGGCTCAACCGTCTGGCTTCCCCGGCTTGAGCGGGTGATCGTCGGGATCGACGACACCGACACCCCCGAAGAGGGTGCCACCTGGACGCTCGCGCACAACATCGCCCGTGCCGTCGAGGACGACCGGTCGCGCTACCTCTCCCATACCATCGTTCAGCTCTATCCTGTTCCCTACCGGACCAAGAACTGCGTCGCCATCGCCTGCGAGTTCGCAACTTCAGACCCTGCCGGGCTGATCAGGAACTATCGGGATCTCCTCGAAGAGTACACCCTCTCGGACGAGACCGGGATGGCGGTCTGGCGGGGGTTCGATCCCTCGCCGCTCGAAGAGTTCGGCTGCCGCGTGAAGCGCGGCGAGGTCTCCGCGGCCGACCTTGCCGCCCTCGATGACTCGCGACTCGCGATCGTCATGGACGGCCGGGGCGTGATCGGTGCGGTTGCGGCGATCCCGTTCTTCACACGATACGAGGAGGCGCTGGCGCTATGGAATGGATTCGGCTGA
- a CDS encoding tRNA(Ile)(2)-agmatinylcytidine synthase → MITLTPDDVRARFGRLFSMKFLTMVDQNAGLAEIREHCRARGTIEWDAANRVRAKGAVESCHVEGTTMTMLARLGVSPAKFGAAGREIGGQALEGVEVVGDEVVTTWSGIAGAGVGVAACLPQAPGVIRAEYPTEDDLKIGGARVCRVRIVSPLYEKVTIGIDDTDTREEGATWVLALKCAEACTIPGVEYLDMRLVQLNPAVPKKTTNCVGSALNFAVRPGKVDELLEYVRDFVESGAVSNDTGIAVYRGIAFAGESPYLKRVKTELLTVDDAEAEAARMGVRFIDSTGRKGRIGALGAVLWGNKGVEAAGLYGETL, encoded by the coding sequence ATGATTACGCTCACACCCGATGACGTCAGGGCCCGGTTCGGGCGGTTGTTCTCGATGAAGTTCCTCACCATGGTCGACCAGAACGCCGGTCTCGCGGAGATCCGCGAGCATTGCCGGGCCCGGGGGACCATCGAGTGGGATGCGGCGAACCGGGTGCGGGCAAAGGGCGCGGTCGAGTCCTGCCACGTCGAGGGCACGACGATGACAATGCTTGCCCGCCTGGGCGTATCCCCCGCGAAGTTCGGGGCTGCCGGCCGGGAGATCGGCGGCCAGGCGCTCGAAGGGGTCGAGGTCGTCGGAGACGAGGTGGTGACGACCTGGTCGGGGATCGCCGGAGCAGGCGTCGGCGTCGCCGCCTGCCTGCCCCAGGCGCCGGGCGTGATCCGGGCGGAGTATCCCACCGAAGACGATCTCAAGATCGGCGGTGCCCGGGTCTGCCGGGTGCGGATCGTCTCGCCGCTCTACGAGAAGGTGACGATCGGGATCGATGACACCGACACCCGCGAGGAGGGCGCCACGTGGGTGCTCGCGCTCAAGTGCGCCGAAGCCTGCACGATCCCGGGGGTCGAGTACCTGGACATGCGTCTCGTGCAGTTGAACCCGGCGGTTCCGAAGAAGACCACCAACTGCGTCGGCTCCGCCCTGAACTTCGCCGTCCGGCCGGGGAAGGTGGACGAACTCCTCGAATACGTCCGCGACTTCGTCGAGTCGGGAGCGGTCAGCAACGATACCGGCATCGCCGTCTACCGCGGGATTGCGTTTGCCGGGGAATCGCCGTACCTGAAGAGGGTCAAGACCGAGCTCCTGACGGTCGACGACGCGGAGGCGGAGGCGGCACGGATGGGCGTCCGGTTCATCGACTCGACCGGGCGGAAGGGCAGAATCGGAGCGCTGGGTGCCGTTCTCTGGGGGAACAAGGGTGTGGAGGCGGCAGGGTTGTATGGAGAGACTCTCTGA